A single window of Bos javanicus breed banteng chromosome 19, ARS-OSU_banteng_1.0, whole genome shotgun sequence DNA harbors:
- the C19H17orf75 gene encoding protein Njmu-R1 isoform X1 has protein sequence MLPSLQESLDGDEKELESSEEGGSAEERRLDPPPSSHYCLYSYRGSRLAQQRADSDDGSPGGTNAETPSGDDFSLSLVDTNLPSEVEPELRSFIAKRLSKGAVFEGLGNVAAVELRIPGYRVGCYYCLFQQEKLLPQTASTDSEQKSSEYVVCFLGGSEKGLELFRLELDKYIQGLKNNMNCEESGGENHIQSYLSSWFADVVCPIQRVVHLFQEKLTFLLHAALSYTPVEVKGSDEKTKRDIHRFLSVASLQGLIHEGTMTSLCMAMTEEQQKSVIIDCSSSQPQFHNAGSNRFCEDWMQAFMNGAEGGNPFLFRQVLENFKLKAIQDTNNLKRFIRQAEMNHYALFKCYMFLKNCGSGDILLKIVKVEHEEMPEAKNVVAVLEEFMKEAAAQSF, from the exons ATGCTCCCCTCCTTGCAGGAATCGCTGGATGGGGATGAAAAGGAGCTAGAGAGCAGCGAAGAGGGCGGCTCCGCCGAGGAGCGGAGACTCGACCCGCCGCCCAGCAGCCACTACTGTCTCTACAGCTACCGCGGAAGCAG ATTGGCACAGCAGCGAGCGGACAGCGATGATGGAAGCCCAGGTGGCACAAATGCAGAAACTCCCTCTGGTGATGATTTCAG CCTCTCCTTAGTGGATACTAATCTACCATCTGAAGTGGAGCCAGAGCTACGCAGTTTCATCGCGAAGCGTCTTTCTAAGGGAGCAGTCTTTGAAGGGCTGGGTAATGTTGCAGCTGTAGAGCTGAG aATTCCAGGTTACCGAGTCGGTTGTTATTACTGCCTTTTCCAGCAAGAAAAACTGCTTCCCCAAACAGCATCAACGGACTCTGAGCAGAAGTCTTCAGAGTATGTGGTCTGTTTTTTAGGAGGGTCTGAAAAAGGACTTGAGCT TTTCAGGCTTGAATtggacaaatacattcaagggctGAAAAATAACATGAACTGTGAG GAAAGTGGTGGGGAGAACCACATCCAGTCTTACCTGAGCAGCTGGTTTGCAGATGTTGTTTGCCCCATCCAAAGGGTGGTCCATCTCTTTCAGGAGAAGCTCACCTTTCTGCTACATGCT GCTCTGAGTTATACTCCTGTTGAGGTTAAAGGATCAGatgaaaaaacaaagagagacATTCACAG GTTTCTGAGCGTGGCTAGTCTCCAAGGCCTTATTCACGAAGGCACCATGACATCCTTGTGCATGGCCATGACGGAGGAGCAGCAGAAGTCTGTGATCATCGACTGCAGCAGCTCCCAGCCTCAGTTCCACAATGCAG ggAGCAACCGGTTTTGTGAGGATTGGATGCAGGCTTTTATGAATGGTGCTGAAGGAGGTAACCCTTTTCTTTTTCGACAAGTCCTGGAGAACTTTAAACTAAAG GCCATACAAGACACAAATAATTTGAAGAGATTTATCCGGCAGGCAGAAATGAATCATTATGCTTTGTTTAAATGTTACATGTTCCTAAAGAACTGTGGTAGTGGAGATATCCTTTTGAAGATTGTTAAAGTGGAACACGAAGAAATGCCTGAAGCCAAAAATGTGGTAGCTGTCCTCGAGGAATTTATGAAAGAAGCTGCTGCCCAGAGTTTTTGA
- the C19H17orf75 gene encoding protein Njmu-R1 isoform X2: protein MLPSLQESLDGDEKELESSEEGGSAEERRLDPPPSSHYCLYSYRGSRLAQQRADSDDGSPGGTNAETPSGDDFSLSLVDTNLPSEVEPELRSFIAKRLSKGAVFEGLGNVAAVELRIPGYRVGCYYCLFQQEKLLPQTASTDSEQKSSEYVVCFLGGSEKGLELFRLELDKYIQGLKNNMNCEESGGENHIQSYLSSWFADVVCPIQRVVHLFQEKLTFLLHAALSYTPVEVKGSDEKTKRDIHRFLSVASLQGLIHEGTMTSLCMAMTEEQQKSVIIDCSSSQPQFHNAGSNRFCEDWMQAFMNGAEGGNPFLFRQVLENFKLKVFAKSL, encoded by the exons ATGCTCCCCTCCTTGCAGGAATCGCTGGATGGGGATGAAAAGGAGCTAGAGAGCAGCGAAGAGGGCGGCTCCGCCGAGGAGCGGAGACTCGACCCGCCGCCCAGCAGCCACTACTGTCTCTACAGCTACCGCGGAAGCAG ATTGGCACAGCAGCGAGCGGACAGCGATGATGGAAGCCCAGGTGGCACAAATGCAGAAACTCCCTCTGGTGATGATTTCAG CCTCTCCTTAGTGGATACTAATCTACCATCTGAAGTGGAGCCAGAGCTACGCAGTTTCATCGCGAAGCGTCTTTCTAAGGGAGCAGTCTTTGAAGGGCTGGGTAATGTTGCAGCTGTAGAGCTGAG aATTCCAGGTTACCGAGTCGGTTGTTATTACTGCCTTTTCCAGCAAGAAAAACTGCTTCCCCAAACAGCATCAACGGACTCTGAGCAGAAGTCTTCAGAGTATGTGGTCTGTTTTTTAGGAGGGTCTGAAAAAGGACTTGAGCT TTTCAGGCTTGAATtggacaaatacattcaagggctGAAAAATAACATGAACTGTGAG GAAAGTGGTGGGGAGAACCACATCCAGTCTTACCTGAGCAGCTGGTTTGCAGATGTTGTTTGCCCCATCCAAAGGGTGGTCCATCTCTTTCAGGAGAAGCTCACCTTTCTGCTACATGCT GCTCTGAGTTATACTCCTGTTGAGGTTAAAGGATCAGatgaaaaaacaaagagagacATTCACAG GTTTCTGAGCGTGGCTAGTCTCCAAGGCCTTATTCACGAAGGCACCATGACATCCTTGTGCATGGCCATGACGGAGGAGCAGCAGAAGTCTGTGATCATCGACTGCAGCAGCTCCCAGCCTCAGTTCCACAATGCAG ggAGCAACCGGTTTTGTGAGGATTGGATGCAGGCTTTTATGAATGGTGCTGAAGGAGGTAACCCTTTTCTTTTTCGACAAGTCCTGGAGAACTTTAAACTAAAG GTATTTGCCAAGAGcctataa